From Cardiocondyla obscurior isolate alpha-2009 linkage group LG09, Cobs3.1, whole genome shotgun sequence, one genomic window encodes:
- the Ack-like gene encoding uncharacterized protein Ack-like isoform X2 — protein MSRNNGPGLYEFLMEAELQQYYPGIRGDLKVQTTAQLKYVTEDDLNAIGMSKPEMRRLKKYFQKHFPQNYLSKFKKMLLPKREEQSGGVLGVLPEERQDKPSVRVPNKHMIPADAIIVNKELGVGEFGVVQQGVWTNDGERIQVAIKCLSRERMQNNPIEFLKEAAIMHSIDHEHIVRLYGVVLDTNSLMLVTELAPLRSLLECLKEPSLRSSFPVLSLCDFAVQIADGMQYLEAKRLIHRDLAARNILVFSKNKVKISDFGLSRALGVGKDYYQTNFNVNLKLPIAWCAPECISYLRFTSASDVWAYGVTLYEMFSYGFQPWAALTGHQILEAIDEPNFQRLEQPECCPKDYFSLMQQCWQHEPSKRPKFSDLVDALPELKPEQVQAVQDNTEPGQLVYRQSDIITVLDKGSSNTLWKGVLNNGKTGFFNPAHTIAYLGSNLPSNKPNEFTRGDGKNTFSSQRRKIRTDMISSPQGDLKHTGHVGLDGAYFGDISFLGGKYPHLPRQVVTPYKPQEDATDNSSQISNSEARNIDANRESTRESRSVQQETQSKHETSWPEMNSEICHVTAGSNTNKHVTSNVGNNTGVLGADHEYHEISDEENQDSPLRFEKTLNFDFGPSLLAEMDQMFRSLGSSPPSPPPGHPLSTEHESSNARNELREIQAKECNKKKQATVKPISAADQKTLYSAIAMAEELTARSMTDLEHPPESPRTPASPSRRRKFSFKLPHQHSPKPDRRHFSEEAASIPDIQWLCSSLQSLSSTVSSIESLGAPSTLKLPLWDKASAEFCFAKSRELLTKPSAWTSYMDIDLNAHTLDNAATKHNLVKSTEFLENGNKKDYLNCEGSSDAEIKLNVRHQNGKKLNIEHTNYDFLREMKRVSTSYVERYFEQPKYCDDETTLGCANEKIYFGEEKLNKYDNKINNLKQLNKATGYSNPHQEQSSLAGARFNQALQNKLSNCELKDCNIMPFEVRNDENFDGSKEKTNFESPRKKPDKFAAKDKITNLDLGTRPKIPTTFAESPKMNITNFTKKVDLSKCRSANVSFVPRKSTQDINTVYDSSDSIKTNMKMSGSESSPKSNIETMKINIRSFRKIEQNQNGHESFPFVISSNPIFIAESEKKDSPIYSSSESLRVNFQRLRRKSDAEASQVELNSKLLTEKYQREISGLESIKNYLDSKKAQGLNLGLGKLTQNMIQLGKNIAQNSRNLETVLPKSLVSNVRNIDLSASSQTPLRGLNVASQKPKDLDLNIPLQNQSLLNTKVNLFQKSNPSTSPMLHDHILEPPKLYQNDSSRKESLKLDLLTEFSGAAIYRHRTSSLSENRKLPMKNIRRSFHSRNDSSEDSDSISHSETDIRSRLRYKRRHRKAPHNLRLNFKNKALFLHSDSAKRLSAVELFGKSPPPSTSFLNSLSPPFSSKNNLLSWPESAPSSSLTFTSNSDLDSDTSSECPEFGTNDVLTFPPSPAP, from the exons atgtctcgcAACAATGGACCTGGTCTTTATGAATTTCTTATGGAGGCTGAACTGCAACAGTATTATCCTGGTATTCGAG gaGACTTGAAAGTGCAAACAACAgcacaattaaaatatgtaacggAAGACGATTTGAATGCGATAGGGATGAGCAAACCGGAAATGCGCCGtcttaaaaaatactttcaaAAGCATTTTcctcaaaattatttatctaaatttaaaaaaatgcttctACCAAAACGCGAAGAACAGTCTGGCGGTGTGCTAGGCGTGTTACCAGAAGAAAGGCAAGACAAACCGTCAGTACGTGTTCCCAATAAACATATGATTCCGGCTGATGCAATTATTGTGAATAAGGAACTCGGAGTAGGAGAATTTGGTGTTGTGCAGCAAGGAGTATGGACGAACGACGGGGAGAGAATTCAGGTTGCCATTAAAtgtttatcgcgcgaaaggATGCAAAATAATCCTATAGAATTTTTGAAAGAGGCTGCAATAATGCATTCGATTGATCACGAGCACATCGTGCGACTGTATGGCGTGGTACTCGACACGAATTCATTGATGCTCGTAACAGAATTAGCTCCATTACGCTCATTGCTGGAATGCCTCAAGGAGCCTAGTCTACGCTCGAGTTTCCCAGTCTTATCGCTATGTGATTTCGCTGTGCAAATTGCCGATGGAATGCAGTATTTAGAAGCAAAAAGATTAATACACCGTGATCTCGCCGCCAGAAATATTCTTGTGTTTTCCAAGAACAAGGTCAAGATATCAGATTTCGGATTATCACGCGCGCTAGGTGTGGGCAAAGATTATTACCAGACGAactttaatgttaatttaaaattgcccATTGCATGGTGCGCACCTGAATGCATATCCTATTTGCGATTTACATCGGCAAGCGATGTTTGGGCCTACGGAGTAACATTATACGAGATGTTTAGTTATGGATTCCAACCTTGGGCAGCACTGACTGGCCATCAAATTCTTGAAGCAATAGACGAGCCCAATTTTCAAAGATTGGAACAACCAGAGTGCTGCCCAAAAGATTACTTTTCTTTAATGCAGCAATGTTGGCAGCATGAACCTTCGAAAAGACCTAAATTTTCCGACTTAGTTGATGCCTTGCCTGAACTGAAACCTGAGCAAGTGCAAGCAGTGCAAGATAACACCGAACCGGGTCAGCTTGTTTATAGACAGAGTGATATAATTACAGTTTTGGATAAAGGTAGCAGCAATACTTTATGGAAAGGCGTTTTAAATAATGGCAAAACTGGATTTTTTAATCCAGCTCACACAATAGCATATCTCGGTTCTAATTTACCTAGTAACAAACCTAATGAATTTACACGAGGGGATGGTAAAAATACTTTCTCTTCACAACGTAGAAAAATTCGCACGGATATGATATCCTCACCGCAAGGCGATCTCAAGCATACCGGTCACGTCGGTTTAGACGGAGCATATTTTGGCGATATCAGCTTTCTCGGTGGAAAGTATCCGCATTTACCCCGCCAAGTTGTGACGCCTTATAAACCGCAAGAAGATGCAACTGATAATTCTAGTCAAATTTCAAATTCCGAAGCAAGAAATATAGATGCGAATAGAGAATCGACAAGAGAAAGTAGAAGCGTACAACAAGAAACCCAGAGCAAGCATG AAACCTCGTGGCCTGAAATGAATTCGGAGATATGCCACGTAACTGCAGGCAGCAACACGAACAAACATGTGACATCCAATGTAGGTAATAATACTGGAGTTCTTGGAGCTGATCATGAATACCACGAAATCAGTGATGAAGAAAACCAAGATAGTCCATTAAGATTTGAAAAGAcgttaaattttgattttggTCCAAGTCTTTTGGCAGAAATGGATCAAATGTTCAGATCATTAG GTTCTTCCCCTCCTTCTCCACCTCCAGGACATCCTTTATCCACTGAACATGAATCAAGTAATGCAAGGAACGAACTAAGGGAGATTCAAGCAAAAgaatgtaacaaaaagaaacaagcCACC GTGAAGCCTATCTCAGCTGCCGATCAAAAAACACTTTATTCAGCTATTGCTATGGCAGAGGAATTGACAGCACGTTCCATGACAGATCTCGAACATCCACCAGAATCTCCCCGTACACCTGCCAGTCCTTCAAGACGAAGgaagttttcttttaagtTGCCACATCAACACAGTCCTAAACCAGATAGACGACACTTTTCTGAAGAAGCTGCCAGTATACCTGACATACAG TGGTTATGCTCAAGCTTGCAATCGCTCTCGTCCACGGTATCTAGCATAGAATCTCTTGGTGCTCCATCAACTTTGAAACTTCCTCTGTGGGACAAAGCATCGGCAGAATTCTGTTTTGCAAAATCACGAGAGCTATTAACAAAACCGAGTGCCTGGACTTCGTATATGGATATTGATTTGAATGCGCATACATTAGATAATGCGGCAACAAAGCACAATTTAGTCAAATCAACTGAATTCTTAGAGAatggtaataaaaaagattaccTGAATTGTGAAGGGTCTTCTGATGcagagattaaattaaatgttcgGCATCAAAATGGTAAGAAACTTAATATAGAACATAcaaattacgattttttacGTGAAATGAAGAGAGTATCTACAAGTTACGTTGAACGTTATTTTGAACAACCGAAATATTGCGACGATGAAACTACTCTTGGATGCGccaacgaaaaaatatatttcggagaagaaaaattaaacaaatatgataataaaattaataatctaaaacAGCTCAATAAAGCGACTGGTTATTCGAATCCTCATCAAGAACAGAGCTCATTAGCCGGCGCTAGGTTTAATCAAgcattgcaaaataaattaagcaatTGCGAACTAAAAGATTGTAATATCATGCCTTTCGAAGTGCGAAATGATGAAAATTTTGATGGTTCAAAGGAGAAAACGAATTTTGAATCACCTCGCAAGAAGCCAGATAAGTTTGCAGCTAAGGATAAGATAACAAATTTGGATCTTGGGACGCGACCAAAAATTCCCACTACTTTTGCTGAATCTCCAAAAATGAACATCacaaattttacgaaaaaagtTGACCTATCTAAATGTAGAAGTGCGAACGTATCCTTTGTTCCTAGAAAATCTACTCAAGACATAAATACCGTTTATGATTCGTCAGATAGTATTAAAACTAACATGAAAATGAGTGGATCGGAATCCAGTCCAAAAAGTAATATAGaaacgatgaaaataaatatacgaagTTTCCGTAAGATTGAACAAAATCAAAACGGTCACGAAAGCTTTCCGTTTGTAATATCCAGCAATCCTATATTCATCGCCGAATCAGAGAAAAAGGATTCTCCGATATATAGCAGCTCTGAAAGTTTGCGAGTAAATTTCCAACGTCTCAGACGCAAGTCTGATGCCGAGGCTAGCCAAGTGGAACTTAATAGCAAGCTTCTAACTGAAAAATATCAACGTGAAATTTCCGGCTTAGAGagcataaaaaattacttggaCTCGAAAAAGGCTCAAGGTTTGAATTTAGGTTTAGGCAAGCTGACACAGAACATGATACAATTGGGCAAAAATATCGCGCAAAACTCGAGAAATTTAGAAACAGTTTTGCCAAAGTCGTTGGTTTCCAACGTGAGGAATATAGATTTGTCGGCGTCGTCTCAAACGCCTCTGCGAGGCTTAAATGTAGCAAGTCAGAAACCCAAGGATTTAGACTTGAATATTCCATTGCAAAATCAATCGCTCCTCAATACGAAGGTGAACTTATTTCAAAAATCAAACCCGTCAACGAGTCCGATGCTACACGACCATATTCTCGAGCCACcgaaattatatcaaaatgaTTCCAGTAGAAAGGAATCATTGAAATTAGATCTACTTACGGAGTTTTCTGGCGCTGCTATTTATCGACATAGAACATCATCCTTATCGGAGAATAGAAAACTTCcaatgaaaaatatacgtaGATCTTTTCACTCCAGAAACGATTCTAGCGAGGATTCGGATTCGATTTCCCACTCAGAAACTGACATTAGAAGTCGTCTGCGTTACAAGCGTAGGCACAGAAAAGCTCCGCATAATCTACgcttaaatttcaaaaataaggCCTTATTCCTGCATTCTGATTCTGCTAAGCGATTATCTGCCGTTGAACTCTTTGGAAAGTCGCCACCGCCATCGACGAGCTTTTTAAATTCGTTATCG
- the Ack-like gene encoding uncharacterized protein Ack-like isoform X1: MSRNNGPGLYEFLMEAELQQYYPGIRGDLKVQTTAQLKYVTEDDLNAIGMSKPEMRRLKKYFQKHFPQNYLSKFKKMLLPKREEQSGGVLGVLPEERQDKPSVRVPNKHMIPADAIIVNKELGVGEFGVVQQGVWTNDGERIQVAIKCLSRERMQNNPIEFLKEAAIMHSIDHEHIVRLYGVVLDTNSLMLVTELAPLRSLLECLKEPSLRSSFPVLSLCDFAVQIADGMQYLEAKRLIHRDLAARNILVFSKNKVKISDFGLSRALGVGKDYYQTNFNVNLKLPIAWCAPECISYLRFTSASDVWAYGVTLYEMFSYGFQPWAALTGHQILEAIDEPNFQRLEQPECCPKDYFSLMQQCWQHEPSKRPKFSDLVDALPELKPEQVQAVQDNTEPGQLVYRQSDIITVLDKGSSNTLWKGVLNNGKTGFFNPAHTIAYLGSNLPSNKPNEFTRGDGKNTFSSQRRKIRTDMISSPQGDLKHTGHVGLDGAYFGDISFLGGKYPHLPRQVVTPYKPQEDATDNSSQISNSEARNIDANRESTRESRSVQQETQSKHETSWPEMNSEICHVTAGSNTNKHVTSNVGNNTGVLGADHEYHEISDEENQDSPLRFEKTLNFDFGPSLLAEMDQMFRSLGSSPPSPPPGHPLSTEHESSNARNELREIQAKECNKKKQATVSPINVKPISAADQKTLYSAIAMAEELTARSMTDLEHPPESPRTPASPSRRRKFSFKLPHQHSPKPDRRHFSEEAASIPDIQWLCSSLQSLSSTVSSIESLGAPSTLKLPLWDKASAEFCFAKSRELLTKPSAWTSYMDIDLNAHTLDNAATKHNLVKSTEFLENGNKKDYLNCEGSSDAEIKLNVRHQNGKKLNIEHTNYDFLREMKRVSTSYVERYFEQPKYCDDETTLGCANEKIYFGEEKLNKYDNKINNLKQLNKATGYSNPHQEQSSLAGARFNQALQNKLSNCELKDCNIMPFEVRNDENFDGSKEKTNFESPRKKPDKFAAKDKITNLDLGTRPKIPTTFAESPKMNITNFTKKVDLSKCRSANVSFVPRKSTQDINTVYDSSDSIKTNMKMSGSESSPKSNIETMKINIRSFRKIEQNQNGHESFPFVISSNPIFIAESEKKDSPIYSSSESLRVNFQRLRRKSDAEASQVELNSKLLTEKYQREISGLESIKNYLDSKKAQGLNLGLGKLTQNMIQLGKNIAQNSRNLETVLPKSLVSNVRNIDLSASSQTPLRGLNVASQKPKDLDLNIPLQNQSLLNTKVNLFQKSNPSTSPMLHDHILEPPKLYQNDSSRKESLKLDLLTEFSGAAIYRHRTSSLSENRKLPMKNIRRSFHSRNDSSEDSDSISHSETDIRSRLRYKRRHRKAPHNLRLNFKNKALFLHSDSAKRLSAVELFGKSPPPSTSFLNSLSPPFSSKNNLLSWPESAPSSSLTFTSNSDLDSDTSSECPEFGTNDVLTFPPSPAP, translated from the exons atgtctcgcAACAATGGACCTGGTCTTTATGAATTTCTTATGGAGGCTGAACTGCAACAGTATTATCCTGGTATTCGAG gaGACTTGAAAGTGCAAACAACAgcacaattaaaatatgtaacggAAGACGATTTGAATGCGATAGGGATGAGCAAACCGGAAATGCGCCGtcttaaaaaatactttcaaAAGCATTTTcctcaaaattatttatctaaatttaaaaaaatgcttctACCAAAACGCGAAGAACAGTCTGGCGGTGTGCTAGGCGTGTTACCAGAAGAAAGGCAAGACAAACCGTCAGTACGTGTTCCCAATAAACATATGATTCCGGCTGATGCAATTATTGTGAATAAGGAACTCGGAGTAGGAGAATTTGGTGTTGTGCAGCAAGGAGTATGGACGAACGACGGGGAGAGAATTCAGGTTGCCATTAAAtgtttatcgcgcgaaaggATGCAAAATAATCCTATAGAATTTTTGAAAGAGGCTGCAATAATGCATTCGATTGATCACGAGCACATCGTGCGACTGTATGGCGTGGTACTCGACACGAATTCATTGATGCTCGTAACAGAATTAGCTCCATTACGCTCATTGCTGGAATGCCTCAAGGAGCCTAGTCTACGCTCGAGTTTCCCAGTCTTATCGCTATGTGATTTCGCTGTGCAAATTGCCGATGGAATGCAGTATTTAGAAGCAAAAAGATTAATACACCGTGATCTCGCCGCCAGAAATATTCTTGTGTTTTCCAAGAACAAGGTCAAGATATCAGATTTCGGATTATCACGCGCGCTAGGTGTGGGCAAAGATTATTACCAGACGAactttaatgttaatttaaaattgcccATTGCATGGTGCGCACCTGAATGCATATCCTATTTGCGATTTACATCGGCAAGCGATGTTTGGGCCTACGGAGTAACATTATACGAGATGTTTAGTTATGGATTCCAACCTTGGGCAGCACTGACTGGCCATCAAATTCTTGAAGCAATAGACGAGCCCAATTTTCAAAGATTGGAACAACCAGAGTGCTGCCCAAAAGATTACTTTTCTTTAATGCAGCAATGTTGGCAGCATGAACCTTCGAAAAGACCTAAATTTTCCGACTTAGTTGATGCCTTGCCTGAACTGAAACCTGAGCAAGTGCAAGCAGTGCAAGATAACACCGAACCGGGTCAGCTTGTTTATAGACAGAGTGATATAATTACAGTTTTGGATAAAGGTAGCAGCAATACTTTATGGAAAGGCGTTTTAAATAATGGCAAAACTGGATTTTTTAATCCAGCTCACACAATAGCATATCTCGGTTCTAATTTACCTAGTAACAAACCTAATGAATTTACACGAGGGGATGGTAAAAATACTTTCTCTTCACAACGTAGAAAAATTCGCACGGATATGATATCCTCACCGCAAGGCGATCTCAAGCATACCGGTCACGTCGGTTTAGACGGAGCATATTTTGGCGATATCAGCTTTCTCGGTGGAAAGTATCCGCATTTACCCCGCCAAGTTGTGACGCCTTATAAACCGCAAGAAGATGCAACTGATAATTCTAGTCAAATTTCAAATTCCGAAGCAAGAAATATAGATGCGAATAGAGAATCGACAAGAGAAAGTAGAAGCGTACAACAAGAAACCCAGAGCAAGCATG AAACCTCGTGGCCTGAAATGAATTCGGAGATATGCCACGTAACTGCAGGCAGCAACACGAACAAACATGTGACATCCAATGTAGGTAATAATACTGGAGTTCTTGGAGCTGATCATGAATACCACGAAATCAGTGATGAAGAAAACCAAGATAGTCCATTAAGATTTGAAAAGAcgttaaattttgattttggTCCAAGTCTTTTGGCAGAAATGGATCAAATGTTCAGATCATTAG GTTCTTCCCCTCCTTCTCCACCTCCAGGACATCCTTTATCCACTGAACATGAATCAAGTAATGCAAGGAACGAACTAAGGGAGATTCAAGCAAAAgaatgtaacaaaaagaaacaagcCACCGTGAGTCCAATAAAT GTGAAGCCTATCTCAGCTGCCGATCAAAAAACACTTTATTCAGCTATTGCTATGGCAGAGGAATTGACAGCACGTTCCATGACAGATCTCGAACATCCACCAGAATCTCCCCGTACACCTGCCAGTCCTTCAAGACGAAGgaagttttcttttaagtTGCCACATCAACACAGTCCTAAACCAGATAGACGACACTTTTCTGAAGAAGCTGCCAGTATACCTGACATACAG TGGTTATGCTCAAGCTTGCAATCGCTCTCGTCCACGGTATCTAGCATAGAATCTCTTGGTGCTCCATCAACTTTGAAACTTCCTCTGTGGGACAAAGCATCGGCAGAATTCTGTTTTGCAAAATCACGAGAGCTATTAACAAAACCGAGTGCCTGGACTTCGTATATGGATATTGATTTGAATGCGCATACATTAGATAATGCGGCAACAAAGCACAATTTAGTCAAATCAACTGAATTCTTAGAGAatggtaataaaaaagattaccTGAATTGTGAAGGGTCTTCTGATGcagagattaaattaaatgttcgGCATCAAAATGGTAAGAAACTTAATATAGAACATAcaaattacgattttttacGTGAAATGAAGAGAGTATCTACAAGTTACGTTGAACGTTATTTTGAACAACCGAAATATTGCGACGATGAAACTACTCTTGGATGCGccaacgaaaaaatatatttcggagaagaaaaattaaacaaatatgataataaaattaataatctaaaacAGCTCAATAAAGCGACTGGTTATTCGAATCCTCATCAAGAACAGAGCTCATTAGCCGGCGCTAGGTTTAATCAAgcattgcaaaataaattaagcaatTGCGAACTAAAAGATTGTAATATCATGCCTTTCGAAGTGCGAAATGATGAAAATTTTGATGGTTCAAAGGAGAAAACGAATTTTGAATCACCTCGCAAGAAGCCAGATAAGTTTGCAGCTAAGGATAAGATAACAAATTTGGATCTTGGGACGCGACCAAAAATTCCCACTACTTTTGCTGAATCTCCAAAAATGAACATCacaaattttacgaaaaaagtTGACCTATCTAAATGTAGAAGTGCGAACGTATCCTTTGTTCCTAGAAAATCTACTCAAGACATAAATACCGTTTATGATTCGTCAGATAGTATTAAAACTAACATGAAAATGAGTGGATCGGAATCCAGTCCAAAAAGTAATATAGaaacgatgaaaataaatatacgaagTTTCCGTAAGATTGAACAAAATCAAAACGGTCACGAAAGCTTTCCGTTTGTAATATCCAGCAATCCTATATTCATCGCCGAATCAGAGAAAAAGGATTCTCCGATATATAGCAGCTCTGAAAGTTTGCGAGTAAATTTCCAACGTCTCAGACGCAAGTCTGATGCCGAGGCTAGCCAAGTGGAACTTAATAGCAAGCTTCTAACTGAAAAATATCAACGTGAAATTTCCGGCTTAGAGagcataaaaaattacttggaCTCGAAAAAGGCTCAAGGTTTGAATTTAGGTTTAGGCAAGCTGACACAGAACATGATACAATTGGGCAAAAATATCGCGCAAAACTCGAGAAATTTAGAAACAGTTTTGCCAAAGTCGTTGGTTTCCAACGTGAGGAATATAGATTTGTCGGCGTCGTCTCAAACGCCTCTGCGAGGCTTAAATGTAGCAAGTCAGAAACCCAAGGATTTAGACTTGAATATTCCATTGCAAAATCAATCGCTCCTCAATACGAAGGTGAACTTATTTCAAAAATCAAACCCGTCAACGAGTCCGATGCTACACGACCATATTCTCGAGCCACcgaaattatatcaaaatgaTTCCAGTAGAAAGGAATCATTGAAATTAGATCTACTTACGGAGTTTTCTGGCGCTGCTATTTATCGACATAGAACATCATCCTTATCGGAGAATAGAAAACTTCcaatgaaaaatatacgtaGATCTTTTCACTCCAGAAACGATTCTAGCGAGGATTCGGATTCGATTTCCCACTCAGAAACTGACATTAGAAGTCGTCTGCGTTACAAGCGTAGGCACAGAAAAGCTCCGCATAATCTACgcttaaatttcaaaaataaggCCTTATTCCTGCATTCTGATTCTGCTAAGCGATTATCTGCCGTTGAACTCTTTGGAAAGTCGCCACCGCCATCGACGAGCTTTTTAAATTCGTTATCG